The proteins below come from a single Hyperolius riggenbachi isolate aHypRig1 chromosome 8, aHypRig1.pri, whole genome shotgun sequence genomic window:
- the SH3BP5L gene encoding SH3 domain-binding protein 5-like codes for MDIREGPPCEERLPTPGAEDAPTTHPELEGGGGSEGKKMVENISNGKKQEGEMEEELDPRIQEELERLNQASEEINQLELQLDDARTAYRRILTESARRLNSLATQLGACIEKARPYYEARRLAKEAQQDTHSAALRYERAVSMHSAAREMVFVAEQGVTADKNRLDPTWQEMLNHATCKVNEAEEERLRSEFEHQRVTRQCHEAEARVQTLQKSLKRVILKSRPYFELKAQFNTVLEEHKARVTSLEVSVSQAKLRYSAALRNLEQISEEIHARRTKAPLLTLRAPPLGAEAPAPPMDSEAACSADTVSLLSLQTIASDLQKSDSVEHLRGLSDVTSLDGRDMDPEEGEHASGRERAGDRGSRTAFGHHRSVSL; via the exons ATGGACATCAGGGAAGGACCGCCATGCGAGGAGAGGCTCCCCACTCCGGGGGCCGAGGATGCCCCAACTACCCACCCAGAGTTGGAGGGAGGGGGCGGGTCGGAGGGGAAGAAGATGGTGGAGAATATCAGCAATGGCAAGAAGCAGGAaggggagatggaggaggagctggatcCCCGGATACAG GAAGAATTGGAGCGTCTGAATCAGGCCAGCGAGGAGATCAATCAGCTGGAGCTGCAGCTGGAT GATGCCCGCACCGCCTACCGCCGGATCCTCACAGAGTCAGCGAGACGCCTGAACTCTCTGGCCACACAGCTGGGAGCCTGCATCGAGAAAGCCAGGCCGTACTATGAAGCGAGGAGGCTGGCCAAGGAG GCTCAGCAGGACACTCACAGCGCGGCCCTGCGGTACGAGAGAGCGGTCAGCATGCACTCCGCTGCTCGGGAAATGGTGTTCGTGGCTGAGCAGGGGGTCACCGCTGACAAAAACAGACTGGACCCCACGTGGCAGGAAATGCTGAACCACGCCACCTGCAAG GTGAACGAGGCGGAGGAGGAGCGGCTGCGCAGCGAGTTTGAGCATCAGAGGGTGACCCGTCAATGCCACGAGGCAGAAGCCAGAGTCCAGACCCTGCAGAAGAGCCTAAAACGGGTCATCCTCAAGAGCCGGCCCTACTTTGAGCTGAAGGCGCAGTTCAATACCGTCCTAGAG GAACACAAGGCCAGAGTGACGTCCCTGGAGGTCTCCGTCTCCCAGGCCAAGCTACGGTACTCGGCAGCGCTTCGCAACCTGGAGCAAATCAGCGAGGAGATCCACGCCCGCCGCACTAAAGCCCCGCTGTTAACGCTCAGAGCCCCGCCTCTTGGCGCCGAAGCCCCCGCCCCCCCGATGGACAGCGAGGCGGCATGCTCCGCGGACACTGTTTCCCTGCTCAGCCTGCAGACCATCGCCTCCGACTTGCAGAAAAGCGACTCTGTGGAGCACCTGCGGGGCCTGAGCGACGTCACCAGCCTGGACGGCAGGGATATGGACCCCGAGGAAGGCGAGCACGCCTCGGGGCGGGAGCGagccggcgatagaggaagcagAACGGCGTTCGGCCATCACAGGAGCGTCAGCCTCTGA